One part of the Pieris napi chromosome 4, ilPieNapi1.2, whole genome shotgun sequence genome encodes these proteins:
- the LOC125048541 gene encoding uncharacterized protein LOC125048541, which produces MELKLLWFFFVASCFVQGLVAQENDVTEIPSEIEARIEDVIEGSGNAGIEEKHDSTKMLIIPQMEPIIASGGSEDEEEMRKNESPTLIGQDERENNSSSGGVNLENNESLSHTNPPIIDEEKQEENSSQEIPCPKPCLCSIEGEENNLVVNCAGYSLTEFPSPIDTRTTTLNLNNNKLTEIPRDISSLKNLKILNANDNSIMELAAGSISELPELITLKLAGNRLIEYPQDLKNSISLNKLEELDLGGNDIRTTLTPQLFSSLKSLRKVTLPSTTSDLVEDLCGSFKASLETVCTETCKKQSYDCPDVTDLFGAALPGMISFDNNEEASLNKGTKETTSSPSTTPDTTTVLTTTTIPENSSTATEFSLRAAVNEAPISHKTLNTLVKAPTDTHEEETEVKIGAKTSEITKAGGGVDRSVIGIVIASMIVVVAVIAIKKNWTSIKKRFGSAPRPNDRTPTTNGTTPEEIPLQEKTNDKLPV; this is translated from the exons ATGGAGTTGAAGTTATTATGGTTCTTTTTCGTTGCGTCGTGTTTTGT ACAAGGATTAGTAGCACAAGAAAACGACGTAACAGAAATTCCATCTGAGATTGAGGCCAGAATTGAAGATGTAATTGAGGGAAGTGGTAATGCTGGCATTGAAGAAAAACATGATAGTACAAAAATGCTGATCATACCACAAATGGAACCCATTATAGCATCGGGAGGTAGCGAGGATGAAGAAGAAATGAGAAAAAATGAAAGCCCTACCCTGATCGGTCAAGATGAACGAGAAAATAATTCTTCATCTGGCGGAGTTAATTTAGAGAATAACGAAAGTTTGTCTCATACTAATCCCCCAATCATTGATGAAGAAAAGCAGGAAGAAAACTCATCCCAGGAAATACCATGTCCAAAACCTTGTCTTTGTAGCATTGAAGGTGAAGAAAACAACTTAGTTGTCAATTGCGCTGGGTATTCTTTAACGGAGTTTCCATCACCTATTGATACAAGAACcacaacattaaatttaaacaataataaactcACTGAGATACCTAGAGACATTTCATCgttgaaaaatttgaaaatattaaatgccaATGATAACTCAATAATGGAGTTAGCAGCAGGT TCAATCAGTGAGCTACCTGAATTAATAACATTGAAGCTAGCAGGCAACCGTTTAATTGAATATCCtcaagatttaaaaaacagtatttctttaaataaattggaaGAACTCGATTTAGGAGGAAATGATATACGCACG ACTTTAACACCACAACTATTTTCGTCACTTAAATCCCTGCGCAAGGTAACTCTTCCCAGTACAACATCGGACCTTGTTGAAGATCTATGTGGATCTTTTAAGGCATCTTTGGAGACTGTTTGTACAGAAACATGTAAAAAGCAGAGTTACGACTGTCCTGATGTGACGGACCTATTTGGCGCAGCATTACCAGGAATGATATCTTTTGATAACAACGAAGAAGCGAGCCTTAATAAGGGCACTAAAGAAACAACTTCAAGCCCATCAACGACACCAGACACAACCACGGTGTTAACTACCACCACAATACCGGAAAATAGTTCAACCGCGACAGAGTTTTCGCTACGCGCTGCTGTAAATGAAGCACCAATTAGTCATAAAACTCTTAACACTCTTGTCAAAGCACCAACGGATACACATGAAGAAGAGACAGAAGTGAAAATAGGTGCGAAAACTTCGGAAATAACAAAGGCCGGAGGTGGTGTTGACCGAAGCGTGATAGGAATTGTCATTGCTAGTATGATTGTTGTTGTAGCCGTAATAGCGATTAAGAAGAATTGGACTTCTATCAAAAAGAGGTTTGGTTCGGCACCCCGACCAAATGACCGTACACCTACCACTAACGGCACAACACCTGAAGAAATACCGTTACAGGAAAAAACTAACGATAAATTACCTGTTTAA